The following proteins are co-located in the Leptospira weilii genome:
- the ppk1 gene encoding polyphosphate kinase 1, with the protein MSKPKIQGQTPMTAIQSDSSDKNEPEIHLNNPNIFFDRELSWIDFNRRVLEEANDPENPLLERLKFLSITETNLDEFYMVRVAGLRNLVKEGNDERSLNGDSASEILSDLSDKVRAFVREEYETFSKTLEELKMAGIHLILNPEELTINEIKQIQNYYKEDVSPILTPLAIDTAHPFPHILNKSLNLAMVLSTEDEKTGGKKDLFAVVQVPSVLPRFLQLKGKGEERRFFPLEEIIKLHVDDLFYGMTVKEIYPFRIIRDADISIDEEKSVKDLLITMKDELRNRIWGDAVRMDIHQGTSPFIKNTLRELLELQDHEVFDVASILNINDAMFFYGLDHTSKLKYPFFQQKVTLKFDTPEKIFEAIKKKDRLLHHPYQSFSAIEDLLRISSEDPKVLGIKMTLYRTSGDSPIIQYLGEAAENGKQVTVLVELKARFDEERNIKWAQKLEARGVHVVYGLVGLKIHCKMLLIVRKEDDHMVRYVHLGTGNYNSTTSKYYTDLSFFTVNKQITEDVATIFNTITSYAKMPTLNFLSASPHNLKSTFITMIDQERENALAGKPARIIFKMNSLVDPHIILSLYKASQAGVKIDLIIRGICCLKPGLKGISENITVLSIVGRFLEHTRIYYFHSNGSESVFLASADCMPRNFERRIEVLFPIVESKNKDRIKKILDVQLQDNVKARFLRPDGHYIKRILEKDEKPVDSQIERMIFAE; encoded by the coding sequence ATGTCAAAACCAAAAATACAGGGCCAAACTCCAATGACCGCAATCCAAAGCGATTCTTCCGACAAAAACGAACCTGAAATTCATTTGAATAATCCGAACATATTTTTTGATCGGGAACTTTCCTGGATCGATTTCAACCGACGCGTACTGGAAGAAGCAAACGATCCCGAAAACCCGCTTTTGGAAAGACTGAAATTTCTAAGTATCACCGAAACAAATCTCGATGAGTTTTATATGGTCCGGGTAGCCGGACTTCGTAACCTCGTAAAGGAAGGAAACGATGAAAGAAGTTTAAACGGGGACAGCGCTTCCGAAATTCTTTCCGACTTATCGGATAAAGTCCGCGCATTCGTCCGAGAGGAATATGAAACTTTCTCAAAAACATTAGAAGAATTGAAAATGGCCGGAATCCATCTCATTCTCAATCCGGAAGAATTGACGATCAACGAGATCAAACAGATTCAAAATTATTATAAGGAAGACGTATCTCCAATTCTCACCCCTCTCGCGATCGACACGGCCCATCCCTTCCCTCATATTCTCAACAAATCCCTGAACCTCGCCATGGTCTTAAGCACCGAAGACGAAAAGACCGGCGGAAAAAAAGATTTGTTCGCGGTCGTACAAGTGCCGTCCGTACTTCCTCGATTCTTACAATTAAAAGGGAAAGGAGAGGAACGAAGGTTTTTCCCTTTGGAAGAAATCATCAAACTGCACGTAGACGACCTTTTTTACGGAATGACCGTTAAGGAAATCTATCCGTTCCGAATCATAAGAGACGCCGACATTTCCATCGACGAAGAGAAGTCCGTCAAAGACTTACTCATCACGATGAAGGACGAACTTCGAAACCGAATCTGGGGAGACGCGGTTCGGATGGACATACATCAGGGAACTTCCCCCTTTATTAAAAACACACTGAGAGAACTTTTGGAACTTCAAGATCACGAGGTATTTGACGTCGCCTCCATCCTGAACATAAACGACGCAATGTTCTTTTACGGTCTGGATCATACGTCCAAGCTCAAGTATCCTTTTTTTCAACAGAAGGTCACCCTTAAGTTCGATACTCCCGAAAAGATTTTCGAAGCGATTAAAAAGAAAGACAGACTTCTTCATCACCCATACCAATCCTTCTCGGCCATCGAGGATCTACTCAGAATCTCCTCCGAAGATCCCAAGGTCCTCGGAATCAAAATGACTCTATATCGCACAAGCGGAGATTCTCCCATCATCCAATATTTGGGGGAAGCAGCGGAGAACGGAAAACAAGTGACCGTTCTCGTGGAACTCAAGGCGCGTTTCGACGAGGAAAGAAACATCAAATGGGCTCAAAAACTCGAAGCCCGCGGAGTTCACGTGGTTTACGGCTTAGTCGGATTAAAAATTCACTGTAAAATGCTTCTGATCGTTCGAAAGGAAGACGATCATATGGTGCGTTATGTGCACCTTGGAACCGGAAATTACAATTCCACCACGTCCAAATATTATACGGATCTCAGCTTTTTTACGGTCAATAAGCAGATTACGGAAGACGTCGCTACGATTTTCAATACGATCACGAGTTACGCAAAGATGCCGACCCTGAATTTCCTATCCGCGTCCCCACACAATCTGAAATCGACGTTCATCACTATGATCGATCAGGAAAGAGAAAATGCGCTTGCGGGAAAACCGGCAAGAATCATATTCAAAATGAATTCATTGGTGGATCCTCATATCATTCTTTCCTTATATAAGGCCAGTCAGGCCGGAGTAAAAATCGATCTAATTATCCGAGGCATTTGTTGTCTCAAACCGGGACTCAAGGGTATTTCGGAAAACATCACCGTTCTTTCAATCGTCGGAAGATTTTTAGAACATACGAGAATCTATTACTTTCATTCAAACGGCTCCGAGTCCGTCTTTCTCGCGTCCGCCGATTGTATGCCAAGAAACTTCGAGAGAAGAATCGAAGTCCTTTTTCCGATCGTGGAAAGCAAGAACAAGGATCGAATCAAAAAAATTCTGGACGTTCAACTGCAGGATAACGTAAAAGCGAGATTCTTACGTCCGGATGGACATTACATAAAAAGAATATTAGAAAAGGATGAAAAACCCGTAGATTCCCAAATAGAAAGAATGATCTTCGCGGAATAA
- a CDS encoding ABC transporter permease → MRGEISRFFLFLIALIFFSTFFGHLRSLNQEYLYADSSFSKEEPFLKRKTFSSQVFSFVKGIVTLRSGKTISGESVWKHISSRVLPTLHLAIFSVGCGSFFAISLALLASKSEKNILKKGFLFLSNWILSTPIFVVAIVLLLIFFVQLEWLPPGGYEPWNTTYVILPGVALGSRVWARIYQFALSFTEIELDSPYAKVLRARGYSKSRILWNHVLLKIFPLLVVLILLDFSSLLSGAMIVEEIFFFPGIGKSMYYAIQTMDSELLGALLFYSGLTFYIFSRISIRFQENLTGKENLS, encoded by the coding sequence GTGAGGGGGGAAATCTCCAGGTTCTTTTTATTTCTTATCGCATTGATTTTTTTCTCCACTTTTTTCGGTCATCTTCGTTCGTTAAACCAAGAGTATCTTTACGCGGATTCCTCTTTTTCCAAAGAAGAACCTTTTTTAAAACGAAAAACTTTTTCGTCTCAGGTGTTTTCTTTTGTAAAAGGAATCGTAACGCTTCGATCCGGTAAGACCATTTCGGGAGAGTCCGTTTGGAAACATATCTCTTCGAGAGTTCTTCCGACCTTACACCTCGCGATTTTTTCTGTGGGCTGCGGGAGTTTTTTTGCGATTTCTCTCGCACTTCTCGCTTCCAAAAGCGAAAAGAACATTTTAAAAAAGGGTTTTCTCTTTTTGAGTAATTGGATTCTTTCGACTCCGATTTTTGTCGTAGCTATCGTTCTACTTCTGATTTTTTTCGTACAATTGGAATGGCTTCCTCCGGGGGGATACGAACCTTGGAACACCACGTATGTGATCCTTCCTGGAGTTGCTTTGGGCTCCAGGGTCTGGGCGAGAATTTATCAGTTTGCTTTGAGTTTTACGGAAATCGAATTGGATTCCCCTTATGCTAAAGTTTTAAGAGCAAGGGGATATTCTAAAAGTAGAATATTATGGAATCATGTTTTGTTAAAAATATTTCCTTTGCTCGTTGTTTTGATTCTTCTCGATTTTAGTTCCCTGCTTTCCGGTGCGATGATCGTGGAGGAGATATTTTTCTTTCCCGGGATCGGTAAATCCATGTATTACGCGATTCAGACGATGGATTCGGAGTTACTGGGCGCGCTTCTCTTTTACAGCGGTCTTACATTTTATATCTTCAGTAGGATCTCTATTCGTTTTCAGGAAAATCTTACCGGTAAGGAGAATCTTTCTTGA
- a CDS encoding oxidoreductase, translating into MKPSAFTLKPGLVHGKFSRKTVLEEPFTLFPEPGALYLKEFPTRVRAGEPLVRQSVGTLLSPVDGIASLIQGEHSTKIRIVQDGSFQLSGEIQIDPSLKLEEALERMDELGLISLDFPDTTLSSLLKTFQSSLIVLSPYTKTQSVDFRKILLEECRELHIQFLEYIAAWFPGAVIRDHILSPVPFRKYEYPAGFPQYFVKKALSEKAFQKEKILYLGPETLYHLYRALFKKIPYIERHISIYYVGKNGGLKKEELPIKFRDGQSLSFLLLEKKKEYPNFTFNSFFDGGEFHSSSEEYFLDIYKHHSIIFVSDKIREQKEFPCIECGECTYNCPLECNPISLVTGQGRFFANACIECGICTFLCPSRISLRDRIRNVKNTKPENRNV; encoded by the coding sequence TTGAAGCCCTCCGCTTTTACTCTCAAACCAGGATTGGTCCACGGAAAATTTTCCCGTAAGACCGTCCTGGAAGAACCCTTTACATTGTTTCCCGAACCGGGAGCCCTTTATCTAAAAGAATTCCCCACTCGTGTACGCGCGGGAGAACCTCTCGTTCGACAATCCGTCGGAACACTTTTATCTCCGGTGGACGGAATCGCAAGCCTCATCCAAGGAGAACATTCCACAAAAATTCGAATCGTACAAGATGGAAGTTTTCAATTGTCGGGTGAGATTCAAATCGATCCTTCTTTGAAATTGGAAGAAGCCTTGGAAAGAATGGACGAACTCGGACTTATTTCTCTCGACTTCCCGGATACTACGTTATCCTCTCTTTTAAAAACGTTTCAGTCGTCTTTAATCGTTCTTTCCCCGTATACGAAAACCCAATCCGTAGATTTCCGAAAAATTCTTTTGGAAGAATGCAGAGAGTTGCATATTCAGTTTTTAGAATATATTGCGGCCTGGTTTCCGGGAGCCGTAATCAGGGATCATATCCTGTCTCCCGTTCCTTTTCGAAAATACGAATACCCCGCCGGCTTCCCCCAATATTTCGTAAAGAAGGCGCTTTCCGAAAAGGCGTTCCAAAAAGAGAAAATTCTTTATCTCGGACCGGAAACCCTCTATCATCTTTACAGAGCCTTGTTCAAAAAGATTCCTTATATCGAAAGACATATCAGTATATATTACGTCGGAAAAAACGGCGGGCTCAAAAAGGAAGAATTGCCGATCAAGTTTAGAGACGGACAAAGTCTTAGTTTTCTTCTTCTCGAAAAAAAGAAGGAATACCCGAATTTTACTTTCAATTCCTTTTTTGACGGAGGGGAATTTCATTCCTCATCCGAGGAATATTTTTTAGATATTTACAAACACCATTCCATAATATTCGTTTCGGATAAAATCAGGGAGCAGAAAGAATTTCCTTGTATCGAATGCGGAGAATGTACTTACAACTGCCCACTGGAATGCAATCCGATTTCCCTAGTTACCGGTCAGGGGCGATTTTTTGCAAACGCTTGTATCGAATGCGGGATTTGTACGTTTTTATGCCCTTCCCGAATTTCACTCAGAGATCGGATCCGAAACGTAAAAAATACAAAACCGGAGAATCGGAATGTCTGA
- a CDS encoding PTS sugar transporter subunit IIA, translating to MNQLLTLLRPETVIFNLESGTKEEVISRLLQKAVDTRQIDAEYKGEILESLLAREKSMSTGIGSGVAIPHCSVNLVDELKCVMGLNPSGIDFDSIDHQPVHIFILLIVPKTKFQEHIKTLAQIAKALNVKEDREKLIRSGSFEEIQKAFSRNV from the coding sequence ATGAATCAACTATTAACTCTTCTTCGTCCCGAAACAGTTATTTTTAATTTGGAATCCGGAACCAAAGAGGAAGTTATTTCCAGGCTTTTGCAGAAAGCGGTCGATACGCGTCAGATCGACGCAGAATATAAGGGAGAAATTTTGGAGTCTCTTCTTGCTCGCGAAAAGTCAATGTCCACCGGAATCGGAAGCGGCGTGGCGATTCCTCACTGTTCGGTCAATCTCGTGGACGAACTCAAATGTGTGATGGGACTCAATCCGAGCGGAATCGATTTCGATTCGATCGATCACCAACCGGTTCATATCTTTATTCTTCTCATCGTTCCGAAGACCAAATTTCAAGAACACATCAAAACTCTTGCGCAGATCGCAAAAGCGTTAAACGTAAAAGAAGATAGGGAAAAACTCATTCGTTCCGGATCCTTCGAGGAAATCCAAAAGGCTTTTTCTCGGAACGTATAA
- a CDS encoding IS4 family transposase, which yields MNTKHRSRALGTELDWVEEEYLSLNLGDKRLDKRLKRIVSVMTKRGGTRLPDIFGNWSNTKGAYRFFSNSKVSSEKIISPHSQSTKKRLQQQETVLVLSDTTEIYYRKRDRVDDLGPMNSEYNQGLLLHPSIAFTPDGIPLGILDFKMWSRTELGANQDQDGRKMSIEHKESVKWFEGYRAVCEFAKESDSKYVYICDREADIFELFQEYVDAGENAPDMLIRANRERKIEGGGCSWSYLETLKPADIYTITVPRKKGKEAREATIELRFEKLTIKSPQYKKLENIDMYALTATDVDGPKEESIDWKFLTTIPIHNSDDAKRMIAFYKSRWGIEVFFKVLKSGCNIESTQFKFGNRFKACIAVCAIVAWRVMMLTFLGRNIPGLKASILFESFEWKGIYCRLFESPKPPKEEPELGTVLLWIAKLGGHLGRNSDSPPGPLIIFKGFIRAMEIGFMFKLLTKQ from the coding sequence ATGAACACTAAACATAGGAGTAGAGCACTCGGAACAGAATTAGATTGGGTGGAAGAAGAATATTTATCCCTGAACTTAGGAGATAAGCGATTAGATAAACGACTAAAGAGAATAGTGAGCGTGATGACCAAGCGAGGAGGAACGAGATTGCCAGATATATTTGGCAATTGGTCAAACACGAAAGGAGCGTATCGCTTTTTTTCGAATTCGAAAGTATCATCGGAAAAGATAATATCTCCTCATAGTCAATCAACGAAGAAACGACTTCAGCAACAAGAAACAGTATTAGTATTAAGCGACACAACGGAAATCTATTATAGAAAAAGGGATCGTGTAGATGACTTGGGGCCGATGAACTCGGAATATAATCAAGGCCTATTATTGCATCCATCGATAGCGTTTACGCCTGACGGAATCCCTTTAGGAATCCTGGATTTTAAAATGTGGTCCCGTACGGAATTAGGCGCCAACCAAGATCAAGACGGAAGGAAAATGTCCATAGAACATAAGGAAAGCGTAAAGTGGTTCGAGGGATACAGAGCCGTCTGTGAATTTGCAAAAGAATCCGATTCGAAATACGTATATATCTGTGATAGAGAAGCCGATATTTTCGAACTATTCCAGGAATACGTAGACGCTGGAGAAAACGCTCCGGATATGCTCATACGCGCAAATCGCGAAAGGAAGATAGAAGGCGGCGGTTGCTCTTGGTCCTATCTTGAGACATTAAAACCAGCGGATATATATACGATTACAGTTCCCAGAAAGAAAGGGAAAGAAGCAAGGGAAGCAACAATTGAACTTCGATTTGAAAAATTAACGATAAAATCCCCTCAATACAAGAAATTAGAAAATATTGATATGTATGCGTTAACCGCAACCGATGTCGATGGCCCCAAGGAAGAATCTATCGATTGGAAATTCTTAACCACAATTCCAATTCATAATTCGGACGATGCAAAAAGAATGATCGCCTTTTACAAAAGTCGCTGGGGGATTGAAGTTTTCTTCAAGGTTTTAAAGTCTGGATGTAATATCGAATCCACTCAATTTAAATTTGGTAATCGATTCAAAGCTTGTATCGCTGTCTGTGCTATTGTTGCTTGGAGAGTTATGATGTTAACATTCTTAGGTAGAAATATTCCAGGTTTAAAAGCATCTATACTATTCGAGTCTTTTGAATGGAAAGGCATTTATTGTCGACTTTTTGAATCTCCGAAACCACCTAAGGAAGAACCCGAGTTAGGGACCGTTTTACTTTGGATTGCTAAATTAGGTGGACATCTGGGCCGTAATTCAGACTCGCCCCCGGGACCTCTTATCATTTTTAAAGGCTTTATCAGAGCCATGGAAATCGGATTTATGTTCAAATTGCTCACCAAACAGTGA
- a CDS encoding FAD-binding oxidoreductase, with product MTTISTINKSELKSLIGPGKFFFRNDPDFDEATFLSFGTDRTKVYNPDFDILAFPTTTEEVAKIVKYAYDNEISIVPSGGRTGYAGGAIAKNKELVLSLSKMDKVLDFDPFFGSIKVQAGMITKNLHKEAEERNFYFPVDFASTGSSHIGGNIATNAGGVRVVHYGLIRQWVLGLTVVTGTGEILEFNGEVLKNNTGYDLKQLFIGSEGTLGVITEATLKLTTKPLDSRVLLVSASDFASILSLFQETHLVKVPLLAFEFFTEYCLGKVKSHLGIPDPFQSPSPYYVLMEFEIADESDDEKLFGFLETITEKGLIADGSLAQNSRQSETFWKYREGISESISIEYTVHKNDISLPLRNMEPFLTDMEALLNGKYPGFEIALFGHVGDGNLHLNIVKPKDLSNEDFFKKCKNVDPDMFRLLQKYHGSISAEHGIGLLKKDFLHFSRTQAEIILMKEIKKSIDPKNIMNPGKVFQ from the coding sequence ATGACCACGATCTCCACAATCAACAAATCGGAACTCAAATCCCTGATCGGCCCCGGAAAGTTTTTTTTTAGAAACGATCCAGACTTTGACGAAGCAACCTTTCTTTCTTTCGGAACGGACAGAACCAAGGTTTATAATCCGGATTTCGACATTCTCGCTTTTCCGACCACAACGGAAGAAGTTGCAAAAATCGTAAAGTATGCCTACGATAACGAGATTTCGATCGTTCCCTCCGGAGGAAGAACCGGATACGCGGGCGGAGCGATCGCAAAAAATAAGGAACTAGTTCTTTCCCTTTCTAAAATGGACAAGGTTTTAGACTTTGATCCTTTTTTCGGAAGTATTAAAGTACAGGCGGGAATGATCACTAAAAATCTTCACAAAGAAGCAGAAGAAAGAAATTTCTATTTTCCGGTGGACTTTGCGTCCACCGGCTCGTCTCATATCGGAGGGAATATAGCGACTAACGCGGGCGGAGTCAGAGTCGTTCACTACGGACTGATTCGTCAATGGGTGTTAGGACTTACAGTAGTTACCGGAACCGGGGAAATTTTAGAATTCAACGGAGAAGTGCTTAAAAACAATACCGGATACGATCTCAAACAATTATTTATCGGCTCGGAAGGAACGTTAGGCGTCATTACCGAAGCGACCCTTAAATTGACCACAAAACCTCTGGACAGTCGGGTTTTACTCGTCTCGGCTTCCGATTTCGCATCCATTCTTTCCTTATTTCAAGAGACCCATCTTGTTAAAGTTCCACTACTCGCGTTTGAATTTTTTACGGAATATTGTCTCGGAAAAGTTAAGTCCCATCTCGGAATTCCGGATCCGTTTCAATCTCCGAGCCCATATTACGTTTTAATGGAATTCGAGATTGCGGACGAATCCGACGACGAGAAGTTGTTCGGATTTCTGGAAACAATCACGGAAAAAGGTCTAATCGCCGACGGAAGCCTTGCGCAAAACTCCCGACAATCGGAAACGTTTTGGAAATACAGAGAAGGAATCAGCGAAAGTATCTCCATAGAATACACGGTTCATAAAAACGACATCTCTCTTCCTTTGAGAAATATGGAACCGTTTCTTACCGATATGGAAGCGTTGTTAAACGGTAAGTATCCGGGTTTTGAAATCGCTCTTTTCGGCCACGTCGGAGACGGAAATCTTCACCTGAACATCGTAAAACCGAAAGATCTTTCCAACGAGGATTTTTTCAAAAAATGCAAGAATGTGGATCCGGATATGTTTCGTTTATTACAAAAATATCATGGATCGATCAGCGCGGAACACGGAATCGGTCTTTTAAAAAAAGACTTTCTCCATTTTTCCAGAACACAGGCCGAAATCATTTTGATGAAAGAAATCAAAAAATCCATAGACCCTAAAAACATCATGAATCCGGGCAAAGTGTTCCAATGA
- a CDS encoding cellulose synthase family protein — protein sequence MLTVVTLLFLAIYGIDIVALFFFGIHTYIMVYLYKKNHAYCESEPDKILDVNNPNLPVVTVQLPIFNEFYVVDRLIETTVALKYPKDKLEIQLLDDSTDETVEKSRKLINHYKALGFDIHHLHRAGAERTGHKAGALEAGMKVARGEYIAIFDADFMPDPDFLIKTVPYFEDPQIGMVQVRWGHINADYNVLTKAQSFGIDGHFMIEQVARNGSHLWMNFNGTAGIWKKECIIDSGGWEHDTLTEDFDLSYRAEMRGWKFRYFKDIECKAEIPAMISAYKSQQFRWCKGSIQTAVKLLPRIFRADLPWRIKSEAIVHLINYSVHPLMVINILFSAPLLLMNYWSGFDFYDLPIEILMGTAAILSVGSVGPMIFYAYSQRILHKDWKRRMIYLPILIMIGTGIAIVNTRAWLEAILGIQSSFKRTPKLKIEKSTDVLKERLKYTVPLDFHVVLEFLMGFYCLGTVFLSFALGKPQIVGFLIIYALGFFYVGYLSLKEAAWKLGASKQGSTEELPVQA from the coding sequence ATGCTGACCGTGGTAACTCTACTGTTTCTGGCCATTTATGGGATCGACATTGTCGCGCTCTTTTTTTTCGGGATTCATACTTATATTATGGTATATCTCTATAAAAAGAACCATGCCTATTGCGAGTCCGAGCCAGATAAAATCCTAGACGTCAACAATCCGAATTTGCCGGTAGTAACGGTACAACTTCCGATCTTCAACGAATTTTATGTTGTGGATCGTTTGATTGAAACCACAGTGGCTCTCAAGTATCCGAAAGACAAACTTGAAATTCAGCTTTTAGACGATTCCACGGACGAGACGGTCGAAAAGTCTAGAAAACTTATCAATCATTACAAAGCGCTCGGGTTTGATATACATCACCTTCACAGAGCCGGAGCGGAGCGCACCGGACACAAGGCCGGAGCTTTAGAAGCCGGAATGAAAGTGGCACGAGGAGAGTATATCGCAATCTTCGACGCGGATTTTATGCCGGATCCTGATTTCTTGATTAAAACCGTACCCTACTTCGAGGATCCTCAAATAGGAATGGTTCAGGTTCGTTGGGGGCATATCAACGCGGACTACAACGTTCTTACCAAAGCGCAATCGTTCGGAATCGACGGACACTTTATGATTGAGCAAGTCGCAAGAAACGGTTCCCATCTTTGGATGAATTTTAACGGAACCGCCGGAATCTGGAAAAAGGAATGTATCATCGATTCGGGAGGATGGGAACACGACACTCTCACGGAAGATTTTGACCTTTCTTACCGCGCGGAAATGAGAGGTTGGAAATTCCGGTATTTTAAAGATATTGAATGTAAAGCGGAAATTCCGGCGATGATATCCGCTTACAAATCCCAACAGTTTCGTTGGTGCAAAGGGTCGATCCAAACCGCGGTTAAATTGCTTCCGAGAATTTTTCGTGCGGATCTTCCTTGGAGGATCAAGTCCGAAGCTATCGTTCATTTAATCAATTATTCCGTTCATCCGCTGATGGTGATTAATATATTATTCAGCGCTCCTTTGCTTTTGATGAATTATTGGTCCGGATTTGATTTTTATGATCTTCCGATCGAGATTTTGATGGGGACCGCTGCGATTCTTTCCGTTGGATCGGTGGGGCCCATGATTTTCTACGCGTATTCACAAAGAATTCTACACAAAGATTGGAAGAGAAGAATGATTTATCTTCCAATTCTTATCATGATTGGGACCGGAATTGCGATCGTAAATACGAGAGCTTGGCTCGAAGCGATTCTTGGAATTCAATCTTCTTTCAAACGTACACCGAAACTTAAAATCGAGAAAAGTACGGATGTTTTGAAAGAAAGACTGAAATATACGGTTCCGTTGGACTTTCATGTGGTGCTTGAATTTCTAATGGGATTCTATTGTTTAGGAACCGTGTTTCTTTCCTTTGCTCTCGGAAAGCCGCAAATCGTGGGATTTTTAATAATTTATGCGCTCGGATTCTTTTACGTAGGATACTTATCTTTGAAGGAAGCTGCTTGGAAACTCGGAGCTTCCAAGCAAGGGTCGACGGAAGAACTTCCCGTGCAGGCGTAA
- a CDS encoding bifunctional GNAT family N-acetyltransferase/carbon-nitrogen hydrolase family protein codes for MISTNGSGGKKPSKRKKKIQSEHRIVMRSLTLDDYADVKEIMDIVFPEFDGAWKKNQFVSQITKFPEGQICIEDNGKVVGAAISQIVKWSDYGDNHTYEEIVGKGDLKNHNENGDSLYGVDIFVHPEYRGLRLGRRLYDARKELCEKLNLERIIVGAWMPGYENYEDSMTPAQYIEKVRDKEIYDTVLSFQLANGFHVRKLKRGYFGHTKGFSSYAVLLEWLNIYYEKEETALIGGQKTVVRVGVVQIQMRPVAGIEELMHQVEFFVDTVAGYNVDFVLFPEFFNASLLARYNDRSPSDAMRALSSHTENIIEKMVELAVSYNVNIISGSMPEYRDNTLHNVSYLCRRDGTYEEQYKLHITPDEDFYWGVKGGYNLSVFNTDACKIGILICFDVEFPELPRFLADQGMDILFVPFYTDTKNGYNRVRHCAMARAIENECYVVISGSVGALPHVENMDIQYAQSAVFTPSDFAFPHDCVAAESVPNTEMTLIADLDLDLLKELRKKGSVRNLFNRRKDLYELKWIYES; via the coding sequence ATGATTTCCACGAACGGCTCCGGCGGCAAAAAACCGAGTAAAAGAAAAAAGAAGATACAATCAGAACATCGAATTGTTATGCGAAGTCTTACTCTAGACGACTACGCGGACGTAAAAGAGATCATGGATATCGTCTTTCCGGAGTTTGACGGTGCTTGGAAAAAAAATCAGTTCGTTTCTCAAATCACAAAATTTCCAGAAGGACAAATTTGTATCGAGGACAACGGAAAAGTCGTCGGAGCGGCCATCAGCCAAATCGTCAAGTGGTCCGATTACGGAGATAATCACACCTACGAGGAAATCGTTGGAAAGGGAGATCTTAAAAACCACAACGAAAACGGTGATTCTCTTTACGGTGTGGATATTTTTGTTCATCCGGAATATAGAGGTTTGCGTCTCGGTAGAAGATTATACGACGCAAGAAAAGAACTCTGTGAAAAATTAAATTTAGAAAGAATCATAGTCGGAGCCTGGATGCCCGGTTATGAAAACTACGAAGACTCCATGACTCCGGCTCAATACATCGAAAAAGTAAGAGACAAGGAAATCTACGATACGGTTCTTTCCTTCCAACTTGCAAACGGATTCCACGTTCGCAAACTAAAACGTGGATATTTCGGACATACCAAAGGTTTCAGCTCTTATGCCGTTTTATTAGAATGGTTGAATATATATTACGAGAAGGAAGAGACCGCCCTGATCGGAGGACAAAAAACCGTCGTCCGTGTGGGAGTGGTTCAGATACAGATGCGTCCCGTGGCGGGAATCGAGGAATTGATGCATCAGGTGGAATTTTTCGTAGATACAGTTGCTGGATACAACGTTGACTTCGTATTATTTCCTGAATTTTTTAACGCGTCTTTGCTTGCAAGATACAACGACAGAAGCCCTTCGGACGCTATGCGAGCGCTTTCCAGCCATACCGAAAACATCATCGAAAAAATGGTAGAACTCGCAGTTTCATACAATGTGAATATCATTTCCGGTAGTATGCCTGAATATAGAGACAATACACTTCATAACGTTTCCTATCTATGCAGAAGAGACGGCACCTACGAAGAACAATATAAACTTCATATTACACCTGACGAGGATTTTTATTGGGGAGTCAAGGGCGGATACAACCTTTCCGTATTCAATACGGACGCGTGTAAGATAGGAATTCTCATCTGTTTTGACGTGGAGTTTCCGGAACTTCCTAGATTTCTAGCAGATCAAGGAATGGACATTCTATTTGTCCCATTCTACACAGATACGAAAAACGGTTACAATCGAGTCCGGCACTGCGCAATGGCAAGAGCGATCGAAAACGAATGTTACGTCGTGATTTCCGGTTCCGTCGGCGCGCTTCCTCATGTGGAGAATATGGACATTCAGTACGCACAGTCCGCAGTCTTTACTCCTTCCGACTTTGCGTTTCCTCACGACTGTGTGGCCGCGGAATCCGTTCCGAATACGGAAATGACTTTGATCGCCGACTTGGACTTGGATCTTTTAAAGGAGCTCCGTAAAAAGGGTTCCGTTAGAAACCTTTTCAATCGTAGAAAAGATCTCTACGAACTCAAATGGATTTACGAATCATGA